Proteins found in one Mycoplasmopsis bovigenitalium genomic segment:
- a CDS encoding Mbov_0400 family ICE element protein encodes MQFDKFTPYMPKHSMLFNVYGQPIKEHPIVIWYNGNDGMYYFVKARSANIYESKKVRFPTEILIPADATASYSLFKSDSLVDCSQIFRMDEKEFKIAYGKDNFPRVDKLPFNYAMQIITEIEKNFKNDHISLMNVSITGYNDKQKPIIEPELLYASKASFEQEQGWWENLFDNNETETIRKANAFVVSYHRTNRTRVELNPVDAGIDIAKEQLKVDRIYTPIYHYLYDNKLLDKGYNVVEIIDLVKRDILNTEEFKGYRVSDGTIWSSLTLPWGKRRTSLNFYDEFRINSDKLTKIQQDHFFFNVKDNEILEFKNAYENESLTEWIDKSVFSNEFKDFSKEIFGNSGWPMEEISTWFIKERYCVENTSIIDEELKSRNLLNQNSQEPEKERNHQIQKRRTMHM; translated from the coding sequence ATGCAATTTGATAAATTTACGCCATATATGCCAAAACATAGTATGCTTTTCAATGTTTATGGACAACCAATTAAAGAACATCCAATTGTTATTTGATATAACGGCAATGATGGGATGTATTATTTTGTTAAAGCACGAAGTGCTAATATATACGAATCAAAAAAAGTCAGATTTCCTACAGAAATTCTTATTCCAGCAGATGCAACTGCTTCGTATTCATTATTTAAAAGTGATAGTCTTGTAGATTGTTCACAAATTTTTAGAATGGATGAAAAAGAATTTAAAATCGCTTATGGAAAAGATAATTTTCCAAGAGTAGATAAACTACCTTTCAATTATGCAATGCAAATAATCACTGAGATTGAGAAGAACTTTAAAAATGATCATATCTCCTTAATGAATGTAAGTATTACAGGATACAACGATAAACAAAAACCTATTATCGAACCAGAATTATTGTATGCAAGCAAAGCAAGTTTTGAGCAAGAACAAGGATGATGAGAAAATCTATTTGATAATAATGAAACTGAAACAATTAGAAAAGCCAATGCTTTTGTTGTTAGTTATCATCGAACAAACCGCACAAGAGTTGAACTAAATCCAGTTGATGCTGGAATAGATATAGCAAAAGAACAATTAAAGGTTGATAGGATTTACACCCCCATTTATCATTATCTATATGATAATAAACTATTAGATAAAGGTTATAATGTCGTTGAAATTATCGATTTAGTTAAAAGAGATATTCTCAACACAGAAGAATTTAAAGGTTATAGAGTATCAGATGGAACTATATGGAGTAGTCTTACTCTTCCTTGAGGTAAAAGAAGAACAAGTTTAAATTTTTATGATGAATTTCGCATCAATTCAGACAAATTAACTAAAATTCAACAAGACCATTTTTTCTTTAATGTAAAAGATAATGAAATTTTAGAATTCAAAAATGCTTATGAAAATGAATCATTAACTGAATGAATTGATAAAAGTGTTTTTAGCAATGAGTTTAAAGATTTTAGTAAAGAAATATTCGGCAATTCTGGTTGACCAATGGAAGAGATATCTACTTGATTTATTAAAGAAAGATATTGTGTTGAAAACACTTCAATCATTGATGAAGAATTAAAGTCCAGAAACCTTTTAAATCAAAATTCGCAAGAACCCGAAAAAGAACGAAATCACCAAATCCAAAAACGCAGAACAATGCATATGTAA
- a CDS encoding Mbov_0401 family ICE element transposase-like protein, producing MDFHINIFNNDLYLSNFYAKKAQELNEIEQEFRTKNRFILHPEWKISKRKSKCWITLGGIFKLNYTMYEYIDARGKKRRITHYHDDIIKRLKCSKYDFDLIKFCIISDLNNQKLPNELVSLKPSKQLLYEMKKRFKISQQIFEKNDKKYNENTSVFKQKNYKKIHIEVDDFYTRFQGSKYRPKMRIREVILHQNFIGKNAKKDTKKASAICYFFTKNISEKTLENDSIFTKKFINNELKKLEIKRKKVVLKGDGARWMSLFASDIKVKYSLDYFHLFRKINETFGYKKFNSKNHKMLYKNWFSKVYGARWVDLFSAIFEKNFNLKYEDFMKLKATFLLEAKEKNIEKSFIKQARILFKYINNHCKNIWNNEGNLIIEKSYTEHFVYNFFKKFIKKQGSLFSRNSIKMKVIYHNLLKNAATFFIESDEKNLG from the coding sequence ATGGATTTTCATATTAATATATTTAACAATGACTTATATTTAAGTAATTTTTATGCTAAAAAAGCACAAGAATTAAATGAGATTGAACAAGAATTTAGAACAAAAAATCGTTTTATATTACACCCAGAATGAAAAATTTCTAAAAGAAAATCCAAGTGTTGAATAACGCTTGGAGGTATTTTTAAACTAAATTATACGATGTATGAATATATCGATGCAAGGGGCAAAAAACGTCGAATAACGCATTATCACGACGATATTATTAAGCGTTTAAAATGTTCAAAATATGATTTTGATTTAATAAAATTCTGTATTATAAGTGATTTAAATAATCAAAAATTACCTAATGAATTAGTTAGTTTAAAACCATCTAAACAGTTGCTATATGAGATGAAAAAACGCTTTAAAATATCGCAGCAAATTTTTGAAAAAAATGACAAAAAATATAACGAAAATACGTCGGTATTTAAGCAAAAAAATTACAAGAAAATTCATATCGAAGTTGACGATTTTTACACTAGATTTCAAGGTTCAAAATACCGCCCAAAAATGCGAATTAGAGAGGTAATATTACATCAAAATTTTATAGGTAAAAACGCTAAAAAAGACACTAAAAAAGCAAGTGCAATTTGCTACTTTTTTACTAAAAATATTAGTGAAAAAACATTAGAAAATGACTCTATTTTTACTAAAAAATTCATAAATAATGAGTTAAAAAAATTAGAAATTAAAAGGAAAAAAGTAGTTTTAAAAGGTGATGGAGCAAGGTGAATGAGCCTTTTTGCTAGTGATATTAAGGTTAAATATAGCCTTGATTATTTTCATTTATTTAGAAAAATTAATGAAACATTTGGATATAAAAAGTTCAATTCAAAGAACCATAAAATGCTATATAAAAACTGATTTAGTAAGGTATACGGAGCGCGTTGAGTTGATTTATTTAGTGCAATTTTTGAAAAAAATTTTAACCTAAAATATGAAGATTTTATGAAATTAAAAGCCACTTTTTTACTTGAAGCGAAAGAAAAAAATATAGAAAAATCTTTTATAAAACAAGCAAGAATACTCTTTAAATACATTAATAATCACTGTAAAAATATATGAAATAACGAGGGAAATTTAATCATTGAAAAAAGTTATACTGAGCATTTTGTCTATAACTTTTTTAAGAAATTTATCAAAAAGCAAGGTTCATTATTTTCGAGAAATAGCATAAAAATGAAAGTAATTTATCATAATTTACTTAAAAATGCAGCAACATTTTTTATAGAATCAGATGAAAAAAATTTAGGATAA
- a CDS encoding DEAD/DEAH box helicase family protein has product MKEQFLYEKINTLKEYGKSIDFPDIINSGLSKNIILREYQKDAFSNFILYFENGKLRNNKQIHSLFHMATGSGKTVIMAGLILYLYTKGYRKFLFFVNQTNVLEKTIENFINPLSSKYLFDENIQYLGNNIKIKKVDNFTNNILSDDIEIVFTTTQKLHLDLMQPKENKITFDQFEDNKVVFISDESHHINSFTKKKTIDQESELKSWEISVMNAFNRNKDNIMLEFTATCDLKDSNVLEKYKDKIVFNYPLVNFRESGYTKDFQNFATSGDLWQRTLIALVMSEYRKFLFSDLKLNIKPVIMLKSQRINESKSFYEEFFNKIKTLTSYELLNLELFNIEKLNEAINYFKQKDNTLELLEQSIKNSFTVENSIIMNGASDDNKEKQLLVNSLEDTNNPIRIIFSVDMLNEGWDVLNLFDIVRLYDTRQAGKGKIGSYTIKEAQLIGRGARYCPFATNDEDDKFKRKYDQDIENKNRILETMYFHSKNDSQYISELHRALIASGLQPEVQNKIEYRLKDEFKSSDFYKKRMSKIRACCLQSNLIS; this is encoded by the coding sequence ATGAAAGAACAATTTTTATATGAAAAAATTAATACTTTAAAAGAATATGGCAAAAGTATTGATTTTCCCGACATTATTAATAGTGGACTATCAAAAAACATAATTTTAAGAGAGTATCAAAAAGATGCTTTTAGTAATTTTATTTTGTATTTTGAAAATGGTAAATTAAGAAATAATAAACAAATTCACTCACTATTTCATATGGCAACAGGGAGTGGAAAAACTGTTATAATGGCAGGACTTATTCTTTATTTATATACAAAAGGTTATCGGAAATTTTTGTTTTTTGTCAATCAAACCAATGTGCTTGAAAAAACAATTGAAAACTTTATTAATCCATTATCTAGCAAATATTTATTTGACGAAAATATTCAATATTTAGGCAATAATATAAAAATCAAAAAAGTTGATAATTTTACCAATAATATACTTAGTGATGATATTGAAATAGTCTTTACTACCACGCAAAAGTTGCACTTAGATTTAATGCAGCCAAAGGAAAATAAAATAACATTTGACCAATTTGAAGACAATAAAGTTGTATTTATTTCTGATGAAAGCCATCACATTAATTCATTTACTAAGAAAAAAACAATAGACCAAGAATCTGAATTAAAAAGCTGAGAAATCTCAGTTATGAATGCATTTAATAGAAATAAAGATAATATAATGCTTGAATTCACGGCAACTTGTGATTTAAAAGATAGCAATGTTCTTGAAAAATACAAGGATAAAATTGTCTTTAACTATCCGCTTGTAAATTTTAGGGAAAGTGGCTATACAAAAGATTTTCAAAATTTTGCTACTTCTGGTGATTTATGACAAAGAACGCTAATAGCATTAGTAATGAGTGAATATCGAAAATTTCTTTTTTCAGACTTAAAACTTAATATTAAACCTGTAATTATGCTTAAGTCGCAAAGAATTAATGAATCGAAAAGTTTTTATGAAGAATTTTTTAACAAAATAAAAACTTTAACAAGTTATGAATTGTTGAATTTAGAGCTATTTAACATTGAAAAATTAAATGAAGCTATCAATTACTTTAAACAAAAAGATAATACTCTTGAATTATTAGAGCAATCAATTAAAAATTCATTTACTGTTGAAAATTCAATAATTATGAATGGAGCTTCTGACGATAATAAAGAAAAACAATTGTTAGTTAATTCATTAGAAGACACCAATAATCCAATCAGAATTATTTTTTCAGTTGATATGTTAAATGAGGGCTGGGATGTATTAAATTTATTTGATATAGTGCGCTTATATGATACGCGACAAGCCGGAAAAGGCAAAATTGGGTCTTATACAATTAAAGAAGCACAACTTATTGGTCGGGGAGCTAGATATTGCCCATTTGCAACCAATGATGAAGATGACAAATTCAAAAGAAAATATGACCAAGATATCGAAAACAAAAATCGAATTTTAGAAACTATGTATTTTCATAGCAAAAATGACTCACAATATATCTCAGAACTGCATAGAGCCTTAATTGCTAGCGGTTTGCAACCTGAGGTGCAAAATAAAATAGAATATAGACTAAAAGATGAATTTAAATCTAGCGATTTTTATAAAAAAAGAATGAGTAAAATTCGGGCGTGTTGCTTGCAAAGCAATTTAATATCGTAA
- a CDS encoding DNA methyltransferase, with translation MKNNIFEIVSKLLLTNEKYISEDGKLLKTSVYSDVMNMDKDLLALLIANQQVKETFFVNVENSLVFDKQKFAWFIESKEFLPDSYTKYSNKIGLTHNGNFISKTNDVVLDFPYKDCLIGGGQEKDKQKRREILYNEVIASGEISKMLAPKVFTNAKRYTKDGIQENITLNENDNLIIKGNNLIALSSLLKRYEGKVKCIYIDPPYNTGNDSFNYNDSFNHSTWLVFMKNRLELAKKLLKDDGVIFVQCDDNEQAYLKVLMDDIFGRENLYGTIIQLKGNTQNDSKTIQKNHEYILCYVKQYHDLLLTYINYVKKEVFEDKYYLGRDTGASSGHDRLLDRNNLGYTVYYYEGTGNGITGNNNRLLDRNNLGYTVYYYEGTGNGITGNNNRLLDRNNLGYNDFKVFKKDNKIIHAIALMDYSVENLCKNSTEEEIYKNDEYLLSLGYKIIRPPKRTGNVLGHWTWGINNFKELWNNDEVLIKNNQNIIKKEFVSFEDIIEEKGEKYILKANTLPIKSVLNISNTSGTTHLNNMFKSKVFDNPKSENLLEEIIKSSTQENDIVLDFFLGSGTTAAVAHKMNRRYIGIEQMDYIQDITVERMKKVIKGEQGGISTSVKWQGGGSFVYCELLENSQTLINQILDSKEKNINEIKTKIYSDNRIVPYISNEELVNAEKEFNSLDLTNKKKALISLVDKNKLYVNYSDIDDEDFNISEVDKSFTNSFYRDK, from the coding sequence ATGAAGAATAACATTTTTGAAATAGTTTCTAAATTACTTTTAACAAACGAAAAGTATATATCAGAAGATGGTAAATTATTAAAAACAAGTGTTTATAGTGATGTTATGAACATGGATAAAGATTTATTGGCTTTATTAATTGCAAATCAACAAGTAAAAGAGACATTCTTTGTTAATGTTGAAAATTCATTAGTTTTTGATAAACAAAAATTTGCTTGATTTATTGAATCAAAAGAATTCTTGCCAGATTCATATACTAAATATTCAAACAAAATCGGTTTAACACATAATGGCAATTTCATTTCTAAAACAAATGATGTTGTTTTAGATTTTCCATATAAAGATTGCTTAATAGGGGGAGGGCAAGAAAAAGACAAACAAAAGCGTCGCGAGATACTTTATAATGAAGTAATTGCCAGCGGAGAAATTAGTAAAATGCTCGCTCCCAAAGTTTTTACTAATGCAAAAAGATATACAAAAGATGGTATTCAAGAAAATATCACACTTAATGAAAATGATAATTTAATAATTAAAGGCAATAACTTAATTGCTCTTTCATCATTGCTTAAACGCTATGAAGGCAAGGTAAAGTGCATTTATATTGACCCACCATATAATACAGGGAATGATTCATTCAACTACAATGACTCATTTAATCATTCAACTTGACTTGTGTTTATGAAAAATAGACTAGAGTTAGCGAAAAAGCTGTTAAAAGATGACGGCGTTATTTTTGTGCAATGTGATGACAATGAACAAGCTTATTTAAAGGTGTTGATGGACGATATTTTTGGGAGGGAGAATTTATACGGAACAATCATTCAATTAAAAGGCAATACCCAAAATGACAGCAAAACCATACAAAAAAATCATGAATATATTTTGTGTTATGTTAAACAATATCATGATTTACTTTTAACATACATAAACTATGTTAAAAAAGAAGTTTTTGAAGATAAATATTATTTAGGAAGAGATACAGGTGCTTCTTCTGGCCACGATAGACTATTAGACAGAAATAATCTTGGTTATACTGTGTACTACTATGAAGGAACGGGAAACGGGATAACAGGCAATAACAATAGACTATTAGACAGAAATAATCTTGGTTATACTGTGTACTACTATGAAGGAACGGGAAACGGGATAACAGGCAATAACAATAGACTATTAGACAGAAATAATCTTGGTTATAACGATTTTAAAGTATTTAAAAAAGATAATAAAATAATACATGCTATTGCACTAATGGATTACAGTGTAGAAAATTTATGCAAAAATTCTACTGAAGAAGAAATTTATAAAAATGATGAATATCTATTATCTTTAGGCTATAAAATCATAAGACCTCCAAAAAGAACAGGTAATGTTTTAGGGCATTGGACTTGGGGAATAAATAATTTTAAAGAATTATGGAATAATGATGAAGTTTTAATAAAGAACAATCAAAATATTATAAAAAAGGAATTTGTATCGTTTGAAGATATTATTGAAGAAAAAGGGGAAAAATATATTTTAAAAGCTAATACATTGCCAATTAAAAGTGTTTTAAATATTTCCAATACTTCAGGGACGACTCATTTAAATAATATGTTTAAATCTAAGGTCTTCGATAATCCTAAATCCGAGAATCTTTTAGAAGAGATTATTAAATCTTCTACACAAGAAAACGACATTGTTCTTGACTTTTTCTTAGGTTCGGGAACAACAGCGGCAGTTGCTCACAAAATGAATCGCAGATACATAGGAATTGAGCAAATGGATTATATTCAAGATATAACTGTTGAAAGAATGAAAAAAGTAATCAAAGGCGAACAAGGCGGCATCTCTACATCAGTAAAATGACAAGGTGGAGGTTCATTTGTTTATTGTGAGCTTTTGGAAAACTCTCAAACTTTAATTAACCAAATACTAGATTCTAAAGAAAAAAATATCAATGAAATCAAAACCAAAATATATTCAGATAATCGAATAGTCCCTTATATATCAAATGAAGAATTAGTAAATGCTGAAAAAGAATTCAACAGTTTAGATTTAACCAACAAGAAAAAAGCTCTTATTAGTTTAGTTGATAAAAATAAACTATATGTAAATTACTCAGATATAGATGATGAAGATTTTAATATAAGTGAAGTTGATAAATCATTTACCAACTCATTTTATAGGGATAAATAA
- a CDS encoding restriction endonuclease subunit S domain-containing protein, with protein sequence MFADKKTLKPAIRFKEFTNAWEQHKLQNYLQVSNIKNNIELDKEDVFSISGEFGVVNQIEFLGRSFAGKNLTDYKVVFEGDVVYTKSPLRSNPYGIIKTNKQKTGIVSTLYAVFKPFDNVDSPFIQTYFEQDYRTNKYLHPMVSKGAKNTMTISDSNSLSGYVIFPTKYEQQNISRLFSNLDSLITLHQRKLEKLKTSKICF encoded by the coding sequence ATGTTTGCAGACAAAAAAACACTGAAACCAGCTATTAGATTCAAGGAATTTACTAACGCTTGAGAACAACACAAGTTGCAAAATTACCTGCAAGTATCTAATATTAAAAACAACATAGAGCTAGATAAAGAAGATGTTTTTTCAATATCAGGAGAATTTGGGGTTGTTAATCAAATAGAATTTTTGGGTCGCTCATTTGCTGGTAAAAATTTAACTGATTACAAGGTTGTGTTTGAAGGGGATGTAGTTTACACAAAATCACCATTAAGGTCTAATCCATATGGCATAATTAAAACAAATAAACAAAAAACAGGGATAGTTTCAACTTTATATGCGGTTTTTAAACCTTTTGACAATGTTGATTCACCATTTATCCAAACTTATTTTGAACAGGATTATAGAACTAACAAATATTTGCACCCAATGGTTTCCAAGGGTGCAAAAAACACAATGACTATATCCGATTCAAACTCTTTATCAGGATATGTAATTTTTCCAACTAAATATGAACAACAAAATATTTCTAGGTTGTTTTCAAATTTAGACTCCCTAATCACCCTTCATCAGCGTAAGTTAGAAAAGCTAAAAACATCAAAAATATGCTTTTAG
- a CDS encoding restriction endonuclease subunit S yields the protein MFADKKTLKPAIRFKEFTNAWEQRKFENVFFNIQEKNNGTFDIKKYISVATNTFKTDLKIDNIKTIAGYSIFRVGDIAYEGHTNKEFPFGRFVQNTLKNGIISNIFTVFRPKIEFSLNFSKYWANSNNVMLAALKRSSKSGIMMNSLDIEIINKEIIKLPELKEQKRVGSLLSNIDSLITLHQRKLEKLKTSKICF from the coding sequence ATGTTTGCAGACAAAAAAACACTGAAACCAGCTATTAGATTCAAGGAATTTACTAACGCTTGAGAACAGAGGAAATTCGAAAATGTATTTTTCAATATTCAAGAAAAAAACAATGGCACATTTGATATTAAAAAATATATTTCGGTAGCAACCAATACTTTTAAGACAGATTTGAAAATTGATAATATCAAAACTATTGCAGGTTATAGCATATTTAGAGTTGGCGACATTGCATATGAAGGCCACACTAATAAAGAGTTTCCATTCGGCAGATTTGTACAAAATACTTTAAAAAATGGCATTATTTCTAATATTTTTACAGTTTTTAGACCTAAGATTGAATTTTCGTTGAATTTTTCAAAATATTGAGCAAATAGTAATAATGTAATGCTTGCGGCATTAAAAAGAAGTTCAAAATCAGGAATAATGATGAATTCTTTGGATATAGAAATAATTAATAAAGAGATTATTAAGCTGCCAGAACTCAAAGAACAAAAAAGAGTAGGTAGTTTATTATCAAATATCGACTCCCTAATCACCCTTCATCAGCGTAAGTTAGAAAAGCTAAAAACATCAAAAATATGCTTTTAG
- a CDS encoding restriction endonuclease subunit S gives MLLEKMFADEKTLKPAIRFKEFTNAWEQRRVGELFNISRGYVLGKKEIKSYKFGDFIYPVYSSQTENNGLLGYNNKYLEKDAITWTTDGANAGTVFYRRGYFYATNVCGIISEKLMKPNLFYSNSIGKITQKFVNKTNNPKLMSNVMSEIIVKYPNINEQNKISEILQWFYSLITLHQRKHYYWFFSFFIHKKVFIYMGVER, from the coding sequence ATGCTTTTAGAAAAGATGTTTGCAGACGAAAAAACACTAAAACCAGCTATTAGATTCAAGGAATTTACTAATGCTTGAGAACAGAGAAGGGTTGGTGAGCTATTTAATATTAGTCGAGGTTATGTATTGGGTAAAAAAGAAATCAAGTCATATAAATTTGGTGATTTTATCTACCCAGTTTACTCATCTCAAACAGAAAATAATGGACTTTTAGGTTATAACAATAAATACTTAGAAAAAGATGCTATCACTTGAACCACAGATGGGGCTAATGCTGGAACCGTTTTTTACAGAAGAGGCTATTTTTATGCAACAAACGTCTGTGGAATAATATCTGAAAAACTAATGAAACCAAACTTGTTTTATTCAAATTCCATTGGAAAAATTACTCAAAAGTTCGTTAATAAAACAAATAACCCAAAGTTAATGTCAAATGTTATGTCTGAAATAATAGTTAAGTATCCCAATATAAATGAACAAAACAAAATTTCTGAGATATTACAATGATTTTACTCCCTAATCACCCTTCATCAGCGTAAGCATTATTATTGATTTTTTTCATTTTTTATACATAAAAAAGTATTTATTTATATGGGTGTAGAAAGGTAA
- a CDS encoding site-specific integrase, which translates to MKKSEILLYKYFQNWIDVYKKGSIRKISFKKYQLTLDWIIKIARDVRLCDLDRTLYQRILNEYALTHERQTTMDFHHHLKSCLLDAFDDGYLTNDPTRKVVIKGKNPRKKKVKFLSQFELQLLVKNLKLKDFINLDWLILLIAKTGLRYSEALALTPQDFDFAKQTLNVSKTWDYKEQGGFLPTKNKSSIRKIQLDWMTVSQFSGIIKNIPENEPIFVTKERIYNSTINDVLMRRCNAAGIPVISVHGLRHTHASLLLYAGVSIASVAKRLGHASMNTTEKVYLHIINELENKDVDLVMRSISLLN; encoded by the coding sequence ATGAAAAAATCAGAAATACTTTTATATAAATATTTTCAAAATTGAATTGATGTATATAAAAAAGGTTCAATAAGAAAAATAAGTTTTAAAAAATATCAATTGACTTTAGATTGGATTATTAAAATTGCTAGAGATGTACGTCTGTGTGATTTGGATAGAACTTTATATCAACGTATACTTAATGAGTATGCACTAACTCATGAAAGACAAACTACAATGGATTTTCACCATCATTTAAAAAGTTGTTTATTAGATGCTTTTGATGATGGCTATTTGACTAATGACCCTACTCGTAAAGTAGTAATTAAAGGTAAAAATCCTCGTAAGAAAAAAGTTAAATTTTTAAGTCAATTCGAATTGCAATTATTAGTTAAAAATTTAAAATTAAAAGATTTTATTAATCTGGATTGACTTATTTTATTGATAGCTAAAACAGGTTTAAGATATTCAGAAGCATTGGCACTTACGCCACAAGACTTTGATTTTGCAAAGCAAACTCTAAATGTATCAAAAACTTGGGATTATAAAGAACAGGGCGGCTTTCTGCCAACCAAAAACAAGTCTAGTATAAGAAAAATACAACTTGATTGAATGACAGTTAGTCAATTTTCGGGCATTATTAAAAATATACCTGAAAATGAACCGATTTTTGTAACTAAAGAACGTATTTATAACTCAACTATTAATGATGTATTAATGCGTCGCTGCAATGCGGCTGGTATTCCTGTTATTAGCGTGCATGGTTTGCGTCATACTCATGCTTCATTATTGCTTTATGCTGGTGTTTCTATTGCTTCGGTTGCTAAGCGTTTGGGTCATGCTAGCATGAACACTACTGAAAAAGTTTATTTACATATTATTAATGAATTAGAAAACAAAGATGTTGACTTAGTAATGAGATCGATATCACTACTTAATTAA